The following are from one region of the Methyloversatilis discipulorum genome:
- a CDS encoding KpsF/GutQ family sugar-phosphate isomerase gives MTQPAPPKNEDILACARRVLAIEGSALEALSARLGDEFARAVRLILDSPGRVIVSGLGKSGHIARKIAATMASTGTPAYFVHAAEALHGDLGMIHRDDVLIALSNSGETAELLAIVPLVRRQGGRTIAMTGKATSTLATLADVHLDAGVAIEACPLNLAPTASTTCALALGDALAVALLEARGFREDDFARSHPGGALGRRLLTHVRDVMRARDAVPSVGVGATVTEALLQVTRGGMGMTVVLDDAGAVAGVFTDGDLRRAIDRLGDVRTVPVADVMSRHPRTIPAGRLAAEAADLMETQRVNQLLVLDEHGALAGALTMHDLMQAKVI, from the coding sequence ATGACACAGCCCGCCCCACCGAAGAACGAAGATATCCTGGCCTGCGCCCGCCGCGTGCTCGCCATCGAAGGCAGCGCGCTCGAAGCACTGTCGGCGCGCCTCGGCGACGAATTCGCTAGGGCGGTGCGCCTGATCCTCGACAGCCCGGGCCGCGTCATCGTCAGCGGCCTCGGCAAGTCCGGCCACATCGCGCGCAAGATCGCCGCCACCATGGCCAGTACCGGTACGCCGGCCTATTTCGTCCATGCGGCCGAAGCGCTGCATGGCGACCTCGGCATGATCCACCGCGACGACGTGCTGATCGCGCTGTCCAATTCCGGCGAAACCGCCGAATTGCTGGCCATCGTGCCGCTGGTGCGCCGTCAGGGCGGCCGCACGATCGCGATGACCGGCAAGGCGACATCGACGCTGGCCACGCTGGCCGACGTGCATCTGGACGCCGGGGTGGCGATCGAAGCCTGTCCGCTCAATCTCGCCCCGACCGCCAGCACCACCTGCGCGCTGGCGCTGGGCGACGCGCTGGCGGTCGCGCTGCTGGAGGCGCGCGGCTTCCGCGAAGACGACTTCGCGCGCAGCCACCCGGGTGGCGCGCTCGGCCGCCGCCTGCTTACCCATGTGCGCGACGTGATGCGCGCCCGCGACGCGGTGCCCAGCGTCGGTGTCGGCGCCACCGTCACCGAAGCGCTGCTGCAGGTGACCCGCGGCGGCATGGGCATGACCGTGGTGCTCGACGACGCCGGCGCCGTGGCCGGCGTGTTCACCGACGGTGACCTGCGTCGCGCCATCGACCGCCTGGGCGACGTGCGCACCGTGCCGGTGGCCGACGTGATGAGCCGCCACCCGCGCACCATTCCGGCTGGCCGGCTGGCGGCCGAAGCGGCCGACCTGATGGAGACGCAGCGCGTGAACCAGCTGCTGGTGCTCGACGAACACGGCGCGCTGGCCGGCGCGCTGACCATGCACGACCTGATGCAGGCCAAGGTGATATGA
- the lptC gene encoding LPS export ABC transporter periplasmic protein LptC, which produces MNLQRNVQQALPLLILILLVGLTMWLERATRVDDRPSSGKLRHDPDVIVDNFTVRRFDPSGQVQHTLTAQQLRHYPDDDSTELDMPQLLYRGKQSPTHISADRAQLLKDGKEAILRDNVRVLREASPGNPEMTLETSVLNVYPDDEIARTDKPVKLTQGKSVAHGVGMVADRVKQTYILESRVKATLERTRRP; this is translated from the coding sequence TTGAACCTTCAGCGCAACGTCCAGCAGGCACTGCCGCTGCTGATCCTGATCCTGCTGGTCGGCCTGACCATGTGGCTGGAGCGCGCCACGCGCGTCGATGACCGCCCGTCCTCGGGCAAGCTCAGGCACGACCCGGACGTGATCGTCGACAACTTCACCGTGCGCCGCTTCGACCCGAGCGGCCAGGTGCAGCACACGCTGACCGCGCAGCAGCTGCGTCACTACCCGGACGACGACAGCACCGAACTGGACATGCCCCAGCTGCTCTACCGCGGCAAGCAGTCGCCGACCCATATCAGTGCCGACCGCGCGCAGTTGCTGAAGGATGGCAAGGAAGCCATCCTGCGCGACAATGTGCGCGTGCTGCGCGAAGCCAGTCCCGGCAATCCGGAGATGACGCTGGAGACCAGCGTGCTGAACGTCTACCCGGACGACGAGATTGCCCGTACCGACAAGCCGGTGAAGCTGACGCAGGGCAAATCGGTGGCACACGGTGTCGGCATGGTCGCCGACCGCGTCAAACAGACCTACATACTCGAATCGCGCGTCAAAGCCACCCTCGAAAGAACCCGCCGCCCATGA
- a CDS encoding KdsC family phosphatase, with amino-acid sequence MSETSVLDAARNVRLMGFDVDGVMTDGTIWFGPDGDSLKGFNTLDGHGLKMLAGAGVEVVIISGRSSPAVRHRAANLGITTALLGVENKREAMRELAAERGIAMEHCGYMGDDIVDLPVLRACGFSAAPANAHFFVRQHVAWVAEADGGRGAVREVCEYLLDARGALDALLQDCLR; translated from the coding sequence ATGAGCGAAACCTCCGTACTCGATGCCGCCCGCAACGTTCGCCTGATGGGCTTCGACGTCGACGGCGTGATGACCGACGGCACCATCTGGTTCGGCCCGGACGGCGATTCGCTGAAGGGCTTCAACACGCTGGACGGTCACGGCCTGAAGATGCTGGCCGGCGCCGGCGTCGAGGTGGTCATCATTTCCGGCCGTTCGTCGCCCGCGGTGCGTCACCGCGCCGCCAACCTCGGCATCACCACCGCGCTGCTCGGCGTCGAGAACAAGCGTGAGGCGATGCGCGAACTGGCGGCCGAACGCGGCATCGCGATGGAACACTGCGGCTATATGGGCGACGACATCGTCGACCTGCCGGTGCTGCGCGCCTGCGGCTTCTCGGCCGCACCGGCCAACGCCCACTTCTTCGTGCGCCAGCACGTCGCCTGGGTGGCTGAAGCCGACGGCGGCCGCGGCGCCGTGCGCGAAGTCTGCGAATACCTGCTCGACGCCCGCGGCGCGCTCGACGCGCTGCTGCAGGACTGCCTGCGTTGA
- the lptA gene encoding lipopolysaccharide transport periplasmic protein LptA, with translation MTLRPALTGLILLNLVLAAGLSTPARAERADRDKPVNLEADKVTVDDRTRTHTFEGNVVFTQGTLTIKANRVVVTQDATGYQKGVATGGEGGLARFRQKREGQDLWMEGEAERIEHDAKTEITRFFVRAHVKSGGDEVRGQYIEYNSISENYTVTNSGDAKSVPSAGDQSKRVRAIIQPKSAPKE, from the coding sequence ATGACTCTGCGCCCTGCCCTCACCGGCCTGATCCTGCTCAACCTCGTGCTGGCCGCCGGCCTGAGCACGCCCGCCCGCGCCGAGCGCGCCGACCGCGACAAGCCGGTCAACCTCGAAGCGGACAAGGTGACGGTCGATGACCGCACCCGCACGCACACCTTCGAAGGCAATGTCGTGTTCACGCAGGGCACGCTGACCATCAAGGCCAACCGCGTCGTGGTGACCCAGGACGCCACCGGCTACCAGAAGGGTGTGGCCACTGGCGGCGAAGGCGGCCTCGCCCGCTTCCGCCAGAAGCGCGAGGGCCAGGACCTGTGGATGGAGGGCGAGGCGGAGCGCATCGAGCACGACGCCAAGACCGAAATCACCCGCTTCTTCGTGCGCGCCCACGTGAAGAGCGGCGGCGACGAAGTGCGCGGCCAGTACATCGAGTACAACTCGATCAGCGAGAACTACACGGTTACCAATTCGGGCGATGCCAAGTCGGTGCCGTCGGCCGGCGACCAGTCCAAGCGAGTGCGTGCCATCATCCAGCCGAAGTCGGCGCCGAAGGAGTGA